CGCGGCGGCATGCCGGGATGGGCGGCATCAATCTCAATGACTTGCTGAAAACCTTCATCCAGTTGCGGCGGCTGCCAAAGCTCATGCGTGTGTTGAATGATGGTTTCCGGAACCCACTGCTCCGGCGGACGCAGAGCATTGCGCGCCAGCGCGAGCTTGAGCGGAGCATGCACCCAGACCGCGATGGCGCGGCTGTCATTGTCGCTGGCGATTGTCAGCGCTTTGCTCCGGGCTTGCCGCGAGGGCAGGGCGGCATCCAGAAAAATGATCCTGTCGCCCAAGCCATGGCCATATTGCTTGATCCAGCTGCTTTTTCCCGAGCCTTGCAATCCGCACACCAGGCACAGCTTGAGTTGGCCCTGTCCTTGCCGCAGCTTCTTGTCCAGCTCTTGATAGGCCAGCATCCAGGCGCGTTTGCCTTGCTCGGGCCGCGGCAGGGTGTTGCCGACCCGGTTCAGATAGTGATCGGGATTGATGTGATTGAATGAGCGGGGCGCAGGGTCCATGCCGGCTTATAGTCTTATCAACGAAGGGTTTGACTGTCTCCGCAGCAAAATGGCGAAGGCGGGGGGCAGGGCTAGCCAGAAGCCGGATGCAGGCATCAGCACGATGCCGGTCAGCGCCAGGATCAATAAACCCCAGCCCAGCGACTTGGGCAGCTCGCCGTGCAGCGCCTGTTCCAGTTTCATGACCGCGAGTCCGAGCAGAAACAGCGCGGCGCCGAATAGCAGAAACCACATGACTAACATGTGGGACATCTCCGACAAAAAACTCAATGCGCCATCGCTTTTGCGTTGAAACAGCGCATCGCGGAATACCCATAAGCCAAATGCGCTATGCAAAATCGAAATGCCGATCAGGCTGCGGCCTATCCATTGCTTCATATCCAAGCCTCGGGAAAGTGTTTTGATATGATAATGGAATTTAATTGCCGCTTGTCTATATTTAATTCGTATTTACACAAGCTGTTGCATTTGTCTGCCGGCTACGCGTCTAGCCGGGGCTGGAGCGGCATAGGCGCAGCGCTTGCCTGCCCTCGGGAAGGCAAGCGGCCATCCACATTTTGTTTGGGCGGCGAGCGGGAGAGAGGCGCTGAGGCAAAGCCATTGTGATGGAGCCGGGCCGGCTGCAAGGCCCAAACCCGCGACAGGCCAAGTCAGGCTTTGTCGAAGCGTGGATAAACGGCCCCCTCCAGCATCTGCGGAACCGACAGCCCCGCGCCAGGCAAGCTGCGCCAATCTGGCGATTCGGGCGTGATCGGCGCCATATCGGCCCAGTGCAAAGTCAGCTCTCCCGCCGCCGACGCGGTCATCTGCATCTGAAAAGCCCATGTCCGGCCAATTTGCAGCAGGCGGCCGTTGCCGACAATGATGGATTCTTTCAGCAGCCGCGTCTGGGCGAAGTTGATCTGCACCATGCCGTCAGGCGTGACGCTGCCGGCCAGGGTGCGCAAGCTGGGCCGGGCCGATGCGGCTTGCCCCGGCTGGTAGATCAAGGCCGAGCAAGCGCCCCAAAAATAACCTTGGGCGCAGCCGGAAATGTGCCATACGGTTTGATCGCCGCGCCAGGCCAGGGTCTGGCTGTCCGGCTCATAGCGCAGGGCGGGCAGGCCGGGTTCCGGCACGTACCAATAGCTGTCGGCGAGAAAGTCCAGGCTGTCTATGAGGTTCATCTCGGTCTCCTGGCGATATGGGCGTGAGGCTTGACTCAGTCTTTCAGCAAAATGAAATGGGCGGCTCGCTCGCCGGATACGCTGCTTGAGCAGCGGTAGCCCAGTTCGGGAAGATCCAGGCCGGCCAGCAAGGGCTCGCCCGCGCCCAACAAGGCCGGAGCGATGGCCAGGTGCAATTCGTCCACCAGCCCGGCGCGCAAGTATTGGCGGATGGTGTCCGCGCCGCCGCCCAGGCGGATGTCTTGGCCATGCGCCGCCTGTCTGGCTTGCTCCAGGGCGGCTGCGATGCCGTCGGCGACGAAGTGGAAAGTGGTGCCGCCCAGCATGCGCAACGGCGGGCGAGGATGGTGGGTCAGCACAAAGACGGGAACATGATAGGGCGGCTCTTCTCCCCACCAGCCGCGCCAGCTTTCATCCATCCAGGGGCCGCGCAGCGGGCCGAACATATTGCGGCCTATGATCCAGGCGCCGACCTTGTCGAAACCTTGTTCGATGAACTGGTTGTCGATGCCGGTTTCGCCTCCCTTGCCGCCATGCATTTTCTGGAAGGCGGCGGTGGCGAAGGCCCATTGATGCAGCGCCAGTCCGCCTTTGCCCAAGGGCTGCTCCAGGTTTTGATCGGGGCCGGCGGCGAAGCCGTCGAGCGACAGGGACAGGCAGGCGACTTTCAGCTTGGTCATGTCATTATCCGCCTGGATAGTTTCATGTCATGGCTGAGTTATAGGCGGCGCGCAGGGAAAAGAAAACGCCGCCTCGAATGAAGCGGCGTTGTGTCGATGCGGCCAGGTCTGGACTTAGTCGGTTCTCAGCGCGATGAACAGCACCGATTCGCCGCGGCGCACCAGCAGCGCGGCATGGCCGCCGGCATCGGCCAGCGCCTTTTCAAAGGCCTTGATGCTGGTCACGTCGCTCTGGTTCAGGCCGACGATGATGTCGCCGGCTTGCAGGCCGGAGCGGGCTGCCGGGCCCTGCGAGCGCTGGATCAGCAAGCCGCCGCGTATGCCCAGATCGGCGCGTTGCTCCTGGGTCAGCTCGGACAGGGTCAAACCCAGCTTGCCGAACTGATAGCCTTGCGGCGCGCTGTCATTGGCCGGCTTGGCGCTGCCGGTGTTGTCCGGCTGTTCGGCTAGCGTGGCTTCCAGCGTTTTCTCGATGCCCTTGCGCCATACCATCAGCTTGATCTTGGTGCCGGGGCCGAGCGCGCCCACCAGCATGGGCAGGTCTTTGGAGCTGTCGATCACCTGATTGTTCAGCTTCAGGATGATGTCGCCGGCTTGCAGGCCGGCGCGTGCGGCCGGGCCTTTTGGATCGACGCGCACGACCAGCGCGCCGGACGGGCGTTGCAGCCCGAACGATTGCGCCAGCTCCTGCGTCACTTCCTGGATGTTGATGCCCAGTTGTCCGCGGCTGACCTTGCCCTTGGTTTTCAGCTGATCCGCCACCTGCATCGCCAAATCAATGGGAATGGCGAAGGAGATGCCCATGAAGCCGCCGGAGCGGCTGTAGATCTGCGAATTGATGCCGACCACTTCGCCGCGCAGGTTGAACAGCGGGCCGCCGGAGTTGCCGGGGTTGATCGCCACGTCGGTCTGGATGAAGGGCACCAGCGTTTCATCCGGCAGGCTGCGGCCCTTGGCCGAGACGATGCCCGCGGTGACGGTATTGTCGAAGCCGAACGGCGCGCCGATGGCGGCCACCCACTCGCCGACTTTCAAGTCGGAGGGGTTGCCTATCTTGGCGACCGGCAGATCCGCCGCCGCTACTTTCAGCAGGGCGACGTCGCTGCGTTTGTCCAGGCCCACCAGTTTGGCGCGCAGTTCGCGCTTGTCGGTCAGCGTGACGCGGATCTGGCCGCCATCCGCCACCACGTGGGCATTGGTCAGGATGAAGCCGTCGCTGCTGATGATGAAGCCGGAACCGTAGGACACGCTTTCCTCAGGCGCCTGATCCTGCTGCTGCGGCTGGTTGGGCATGAAGCGGCGGAAGAAGTCGTACAGCGGGTCGTCTTCCGGCACCGGGAAGGGCATGCTGCTTTGCTGCTGCGGCGACGCGTTTTCGCGGCTAGCCTGGATATTGACCACGGAGGGGCCGTCGCGGCTGACCAATTGCGTGAAGTCTGGCAACAGCATCGCCACCTGGCCGTTGTTTTGGGCGGGGATGGCGACGGGCGCGGGCTGGCTGCTGCCTTTGACAAGCTGCTCTATCCTGTCGCAACCGGACAGTAGCGACGCCGCGAGCAGGGCGCCGGCCATGATGCGAATGCTTGTAGTCACAGGCAATCCTCTTGTTTGACTATCGGGGTAAATGGGGGCGGGCCGTTGAATTTGCAATATTTTTTATCGGCATGATCGCCCAGTCTCCCTCTCCCTTTTTATCATAACGGTTTTGCCGGATATTCGCAGAGGTCCGCGATGACGCAGTTCTGGCATTCCGGCTTGCGCGCCTTGCAGACGTAGCGTCCGTGCAAAATCAGCCAATGGTGGGCGTCCAGTTTGAACTCGGCCGGCACGAAGCGTTCGAGCTTGTCTTCCACTTCGCGCACATCCTTGCCGGGCGCGATGCGGGTGCGGTTGGACACGCGGAAGATGTGGGTGTCCACTGCGATGGTGGGCTGGCCGAAGGCGGTGTTGAGCACCACGTTGGCGGTTTTGCGGCCCACGCCGGGCAGCGCCTCCAGCGCCTCGCGCGTTTGCGGCACTTCGCCGCCGTGCCGCTCCAGCAGGATGCGGCAGGTGGCTATCACATTCTTGGCCTTGGTTTTGTAGAGGCCTATGGTCTTGATGAAGTCGGCCAGGCTTTCCTCGCCCAGCGACAATATCGCCGTCGGAGTGTTGGCCACCGGATACAGGCGGCGCGTGGCTTTGTTGACGCCGACGTCGGTGGCTTGGGCCGACAGCAGCACCGAGATCAGCAGCTCGAACGGCGTGCTGTATTCCAGCTCGGTAGTCGGATGCGGATTGGTTTCGCGCAGGCGGCGGAAGATCTCTTGGCGCTTGGCGGCGTTCACTCTGCGTCCTTGTCGGTTTGCTGTTGGGCGGCTTTCATCGCTGCGGCGCGTTCCATGGCGGCGCGGATCACCGCCATTTTATCGGACGAGGCGGTAGCCGCCACCGGCGCTTGCTGCTTGGCGCGCTCCATCGCTTTGCGGATCAGCTCGTTTTTATCCACGGCGGCGGCCTGGCTGGAGGGCGCAGTGCTTGCCGCGGCAGGCTGGGGGTTGTCAGAAGGTGCGCGCTCGGCCAGCCGTTTGGCTTTGTCGGCGGCGTCGCGGTCTTTGCGGGCCTGGCGGGCATCGAAGCGCTTGCGCGCCAGCGCCGCGCGGGCCATGACCTGTTCGCGTTCGCCATCCGCCGGATCGCTGACCGGGATCAGGTCTATGCAGTCCACCGGACAGGGAACCAGGCACAGTTCGCAGCCGGTGCACTCTGCGGCGATGACGGTATGCATCTGCTTGGCCGCGCCGACGATGGCGTCGACCGGACAGGCCTGGATGCACAGGGTACAGCCTATGCAGCTGTCTTCGCGTATCACCGCCAGCGAGCGGGGCTTGGGCCGCGGGCCGTCGGCGTCGAAGGGAAGGACTGGCAGGTCCAGCAGCGCGGCCAAGGCCCGCACGCCATCCTCGCCGCCCGGCGGGCAGCGATTGATCGGGTCGCGTCCCTCCGCCAGCGCCTCGGCATAGGGCCGGCAGCCTTGGTGGCCGCACTGGCCGCACTGGGTCTGGGGGAGGAGGGCGTCGATCCGTTCGACGAGCTTGATGACGGCCATGCTTCGGATTCCGCTTCAAAAACCGTTAATTATCGATGTTAAGCGCTTCGGCTTCAACACCTTGCGTATTTTGATGAGCCGCTAATCGCTGATGCAGGATGTCGTGCAGGCGCTGGGCCGGGGGCGCAAGCCGGGCTTCGGCGCGGCACAGCAGCAGTTCGATGGCGGGCAGCGGCGGCAGCGCATGAGCCGTTTTGTCCAGTATCACCAAGTCCGGCGGCAACTGGATGGCGGTGCGGGCGCTGACGCCCAGGCCGGCGCGCACCGCCGACCACAAGCCCGCCAGGCTGGTGCCGCTGGCAGCCAGCCGCCAGGCGCGCCCGGCCTGATCCAGCGCTTGGCAAACCTGGGTGCGGATGACGCAGGGCGGATCGAACAAGGCCAGCGGCAAGGGGGAGGATGAAATGCGGCTGGCGGCGGAGCCTATCCAATGCACCGCATGGCGGCCGATAGCCTGATGGTGAGGCGCGCGCGGGCCGGAGTCCCAGGCCAGGGCGAGGTCCAGTTCGCCGCCTGCGACCAGCCTTTGCAGCTCCTGGCTGCGGGCCACCCGCATTTCCACCCGCACTTCGGGGCAGGCGCGGGCGAATCTGCCCAATACTTGCGGCAATAGCCCTTCGCCG
The Chromobacterium sp. IIBBL 290-4 DNA segment above includes these coding regions:
- a CDS encoding DUF6463 family protein — its product is MKQWIGRSLIGISILHSAFGLWVFRDALFQRKSDGALSFLSEMSHMLVMWFLLFGAALFLLGLAVMKLEQALHGELPKSLGWGLLILALTGIVLMPASGFWLALPPAFAILLRRQSNPSLIRL
- a CDS encoding dihydrofolate reductase family protein, whose product is MTKLKVACLSLSLDGFAAGPDQNLEQPLGKGGLALHQWAFATAAFQKMHGGKGGETGIDNQFIEQGFDKVGAWIIGRNMFGPLRGPWMDESWRGWWGEEPPYHVPVFVLTHHPRPPLRMLGGTTFHFVADGIAAALEQARQAAHGQDIRLGGGADTIRQYLRAGLVDELHLAIAPALLGAGEPLLAGLDLPELGYRCSSSVSGERAAHFILLKD
- a CDS encoding DegQ family serine endoprotease, encoding MAGALLAASLLSGCDRIEQLVKGSSQPAPVAIPAQNNGQVAMLLPDFTQLVSRDGPSVVNIQASRENASPQQQSSMPFPVPEDDPLYDFFRRFMPNQPQQQDQAPEESVSYGSGFIISSDGFILTNAHVVADGGQIRVTLTDKRELRAKLVGLDKRSDVALLKVAAADLPVAKIGNPSDLKVGEWVAAIGAPFGFDNTVTAGIVSAKGRSLPDETLVPFIQTDVAINPGNSGGPLFNLRGEVVGINSQIYSRSGGFMGISFAIPIDLAMQVADQLKTKGKVSRGQLGINIQEVTQELAQSFGLQRPSGALVVRVDPKGPAARAGLQAGDIILKLNNQVIDSSKDLPMLVGALGPGTKIKLMVWRKGIEKTLEATLAEQPDNTGSAKPANDSAPQGYQFGKLGLTLSELTQEQRADLGIRGGLLIQRSQGPAARSGLQAGDIIVGLNQSDVTSIKAFEKALADAGGHAALLVRRGESVLFIALRTD
- the nth gene encoding endonuclease III, whose protein sequence is MNAAKRQEIFRRLRETNPHPTTELEYSTPFELLISVLLSAQATDVGVNKATRRLYPVANTPTAILSLGEESLADFIKTIGLYKTKAKNVIATCRILLERHGGEVPQTREALEALPGVGRKTANVVLNTAFGQPTIAVDTHIFRVSNRTRIAPGKDVREVEDKLERFVPAEFKLDAHHWLILHGRYVCKARKPECQNCVIADLCEYPAKPL
- the rsxB gene encoding electron transport complex subunit RsxB, whose amino-acid sequence is MAVIKLVERIDALLPQTQCGQCGHQGCRPYAEALAEGRDPINRCPPGGEDGVRALAALLDLPVLPFDADGPRPKPRSLAVIREDSCIGCTLCIQACPVDAIVGAAKQMHTVIAAECTGCELCLVPCPVDCIDLIPVSDPADGEREQVMARAALARKRFDARQARKDRDAADKAKRLAERAPSDNPQPAAASTAPSSQAAAVDKNELIRKAMERAKQQAPVAATASSDKMAVIRAAMERAAAMKAAQQQTDKDAE
- a CDS encoding LysR substrate-binding domain-containing protein — protein: MRRILLDPDDLQSYCQGLELGSFARAAERLHRSTSAVSAQLKKLEEQLGVPILQKSGRGLTPTPAGEALLSYARRLLELNDEAVEAVRGISLAGIVRLGLAEDFGEGLLPQVLGRFARACPEVRVEMRVARSQELQRLVAGGELDLALAWDSGPRAPHHQAIGRHAVHWIGSAASRISSSPLPLALFDPPCVIRTQVCQALDQAGRAWRLAASGTSLAGLWSAVRAGLGVSARTAIQLPPDLVILDKTAHALPPLPAIELLLCRAEARLAPPAQRLHDILHQRLAAHQNTQGVEAEALNIDN